The Seleniivibrio woodruffii genome window below encodes:
- a CDS encoding chaperone NapD — translation MIYSGSVVYTQAEDLEKARTIISAVENIEIFAVSDDKTQIIVAIEADDEEHLKQICAGLREYPEILEVAHHIFHFEDDVEDILSGRKVPSMEGFFKSKKKEERKLNG, via the coding sequence ATGATTTATTCAGGAAGCGTTGTTTACACTCAGGCGGAGGATCTGGAAAAAGCAAGAACCATAATATCTGCCGTTGAGAACATAGAGATATTTGCCGTCAGCGACGACAAAACCCAGATAATAGTGGCAATAGAGGCCGACGATGAAGAGCATCTGAAACAGATATGCGCAGGTCTGCGTGAGTATCCGGAGATACTTGAGGTTGCCCACCATATTTTCCATTTCGAGGACGATGTCGAGGATATCCTCTCCGGACGCAAAGTACCTTCGATGGAAGGATTTTTCAAAAGTAAAAAGAAGGAAGAGCGCAAGTTAAATGGCTAG
- a CDS encoding Crp/Fnr family transcriptional regulator, protein MNKQEAVKLFATGFFGSADPELLKVLDTICRHRTVEKKSILFVEGQEGSTVYFLVKGSIKLFRTNDEGREAVVHFVRSGEIFAEILLQLGLKYPVTSMTLEECDLLEMDAMKLEEVISKDPKVSMRLIGALAKRIKYFVNLIESLTVNDVRARLVNWLRNQKKKESAVVRLPVPKGELALLLGTTAETFSRVLKKLQEEGYIEVQGRDIKILKNLD, encoded by the coding sequence ATGAACAAACAGGAAGCAGTAAAACTATTCGCAACAGGGTTCTTCGGCTCAGCCGATCCCGAACTTTTAAAGGTGCTGGACACCATCTGCCGTCACAGAACAGTGGAGAAAAAATCCATTCTGTTCGTTGAAGGGCAGGAGGGCAGCACGGTATATTTCCTTGTGAAAGGCAGTATAAAACTTTTCAGAACAAATGACGAAGGCAGAGAGGCCGTCGTTCATTTCGTGCGTTCCGGCGAAATATTCGCCGAGATTCTTCTTCAGCTGGGGCTGAAATATCCCGTGACATCCATGACACTGGAGGAGTGCGACCTTCTGGAGATGGACGCAATGAAGCTTGAGGAGGTCATTTCAAAAGACCCCAAGGTGTCCATGCGGCTCATCGGAGCACTTGCCAAACGTATAAAATATTTCGTTAATCTCATAGAGAGCCTTACTGTGAACGATGTCCGTGCGAGGCTTGTGAACTGGCTGAGAAATCAGAAAAAGAAAGAATCCGCCGTGGTCAGGCTCCCTGTGCCGAAGGGCGAGCTTGCGCTCCTGCTCGGAACCACAGCCGAAACCTTTTCCAGAGTGCTTAAGAAGTTGCAGGAAGAGGGGTATATAGAGGTGCAGGGGAGAGATATCAAGATACTGAAAAATCTGGATTGA
- a CDS encoding protoporphyrinogen/coproporphyrinogen oxidase: MAHFDFIVAGSGVSGMVFAQIMAAEGKKVLVLEKSERAGGCLASATYDNFWLELGGHTVYASYASYISAMKHAGLEENFLPRKKVPFRMLTSAGLVPITKCLNKLELALNVPSAFFTKKAGKTVREYYTKILGRGNYEKMFRPMIAAVISQEGSDFPADMMLKSRPKDKSLPRSFTLKGGMTEFINKAAKHGNINLKTSCGVESVSLSGGVYSIVAGGETFTSDNFVSAVYPAEAGRLLADVAPEASEILIPISSAKVESMGVIIKKEDVAVEELSFIIAADSEFTSVVSRDVAEDSKYRGFAFHFKPDRLTYEQKIAVAEKVLKTDKSKFAHVAETVHFCPTLKLGHEERMDRLDEIIQKVKGLYVTGNWFTGLAIEDCAFRSTAEANRAF; encoded by the coding sequence ATGGCTCATTTTGACTTTATTGTTGCGGGCAGCGGCGTGAGCGGCATGGTGTTTGCCCAGATAATGGCGGCAGAGGGGAAAAAAGTTCTGGTGCTCGAAAAATCCGAAAGAGCGGGCGGATGCCTCGCATCTGCAACATATGACAATTTCTGGCTGGAGCTGGGAGGACACACCGTCTATGCTTCATATGCCTCATACATAAGCGCAATGAAACACGCAGGGCTTGAAGAGAACTTTCTGCCCCGCAAAAAGGTTCCGTTCCGGATGCTCACATCCGCAGGACTTGTGCCCATCACAAAATGCCTCAACAAACTTGAGCTTGCGCTGAACGTTCCCTCCGCCTTCTTTACAAAAAAGGCCGGAAAGACCGTGCGTGAGTATTACACGAAAATTCTGGGCAGGGGCAACTACGAAAAGATGTTCAGACCCATGATAGCGGCGGTTATTTCGCAGGAAGGTTCGGACTTTCCCGCTGACATGATGCTGAAAAGCAGACCCAAAGATAAATCACTCCCCCGCAGCTTCACCCTGAAAGGCGGAATGACGGAATTCATAAACAAGGCCGCAAAACACGGCAACATAAACCTCAAGACCTCATGCGGGGTTGAGAGCGTGTCGCTCTCCGGCGGAGTATATTCTATCGTGGCGGGCGGCGAGACCTTCACCTCCGACAACTTCGTATCGGCAGTTTATCCTGCGGAAGCGGGCAGACTCCTTGCGGACGTTGCCCCCGAAGCATCAGAGATACTCATCCCCATCTCTTCCGCAAAGGTTGAGAGCATGGGCGTTATAATCAAAAAAGAGGACGTTGCGGTGGAGGAGCTGAGCTTCATCATAGCCGCAGACAGCGAGTTCACCTCCGTTGTCTCCCGTGACGTTGCCGAAGATTCGAAATACAGAGGCTTCGCATTCCATTTCAAACCGGACAGACTCACTTATGAACAAAAAATCGCTGTAGCGGAAAAGGTTTTGAAGACCGATAAGTCAAAATTTGCACACGTTGCCGAAACGGTTCACTTCTGCCCCACCCTTAAACTGGGACACGAGGAGCGCATGGACAGGCTGGACGAAATAATCCAAAAGGTCAAAGGACTTTATGTCACAGGCAACTGGTTCACAGGGCTTGCAATAGAGGACTGCGCATTCAGAAGCACGGCGGAAGCCAACAGGGCTTTCTAA
- a CDS encoding 4Fe-4S binding protein: MKIKTYRRTAQILTVFAIFFIPLLNVYELYFVKGTFISMDIGDAAMADPLAVFQSMLAAGRVNEYMLGSVIIPVVLMLLLGRVWCSWFCPYYLCAELMTWLRKKLKMKPYKPVYKDTVPVRQSKFRYIFLFIGLVLMCIAGVPILNLISAPGIISTQAMLIVKFHYVTFELVFVLVLLVLELFYFRFWCRLFCPTGTFLSFFRWKKGMTVEKVRSECSDCLSCVRSCPMMINPMTMGASSHCNNCGDCVDICPDNRKEDTLKFTFK, from the coding sequence ATGAAGATCAAAACATACAGACGCACGGCGCAGATACTCACCGTGTTTGCAATATTTTTCATACCGCTTTTAAACGTTTACGAGCTGTATTTCGTTAAGGGAACTTTCATCTCCATGGATATAGGCGATGCCGCAATGGCAGACCCGCTGGCTGTTTTTCAGTCCATGCTGGCCGCAGGCAGAGTCAACGAATATATGCTCGGTTCCGTTATAATTCCTGTTGTGCTGATGCTCCTTCTGGGGCGTGTGTGGTGCAGCTGGTTCTGCCCTTATTATCTCTGCGCCGAGCTTATGACATGGCTCAGAAAAAAGCTGAAGATGAAGCCCTACAAGCCTGTTTATAAGGATACGGTGCCTGTCCGCCAGTCGAAGTTCAGATATATCTTTCTGTTCATAGGGCTTGTGCTGATGTGTATTGCCGGAGTGCCTATTCTGAACCTGATCTCCGCACCGGGGATAATCTCCACGCAGGCCATGCTTATAGTGAAATTTCATTATGTAACCTTCGAACTGGTCTTCGTTCTGGTTCTGCTTGTTCTGGAACTGTTTTATTTCAGGTTCTGGTGCAGGCTCTTCTGTCCCACAGGAACCTTTCTGTCGTTCTTCCGCTGGAAAAAGGGCATGACTGTTGAAAAAGTCCGTTCCGAGTGCTCGGACTGCCTCTCCTGCGTTCGCTCCTGTCCCATGATGATAAACCCCATGACCATGGGGGCATCCAGCCACTGCAACAACTGCGGCGACTGTGTGGATATCTGCCCCGACAACAGAAAAGAGGACACCCTGAAATTTACTTTTAAATAG
- a CDS encoding molybdopterin oxidoreductase family protein, giving the protein MNLTRRNFIKAAMATAAAASVGVTLPKEVEAAEAVDKWVKGTCRFCGTGCGVYVGVKGGKAVAMKGNPDAKTNFGFLCVKGFLAYKCMYHPDRLKAPMIRQKDGKFKEVSWDTALDYVTDKFKYLRQTYGKDAVAYYGSGQCTTEETYTFNKLFKGGFRSNMVEGNPRLCMASAVAGYISTYGSDEPVGSYADIEKSKCLFITGSNTSECHPVLFRRIMRHKLTNPDVKIIVCEPRKTSTTKIADLWLPCDPGTDLAVFNAMIKYILDNDLYDEKFVAQNARITNGKEVKTIAEYKEFLKDFTLEKVEKLTRCPAENIKKAAEWFANSPATMSLWCMGLNQRVKGVWANNLVHNLHLLTGQICRPGAEPFSLTGQPNACGGVRETGALSHLLPGTKPVANDGWRAHVEKCWGVEPGTIDPKPGFHTMKMFDALGGEADASKPIKAMLVSTTNPAQSLPNLHKYIKGMQDSFLVVLDIFPTRTTQLADVILPAAFIYEKGGIYGCSERRSQLTEKAVEPVGQAKPDLWIAAQIAKRMGMEKLIPWNGNDSMKANEMAWDDYREIIKDTDHTLAGATYSRLKKEKAGLQWPIPSLDHPGTERRYVRGSDPMFNHEGFKAKFGITFDPARKINFYNDAKKEGKANIFMRPFAGAAEVPDADYPFYLTTGRVIEQWHTGTMTMRIPEIARAHSHAYLEIHPEDAKKAGITSGDMVEVASKRGKCVMPAHIVSGTLPGVLFVPWHDQAFVRMINFVCNDAVDDTSFEPEFKIAAVKIKKVSGPKNVAEKFIIRDVNSKFS; this is encoded by the coding sequence ATGAATTTAACCAGAAGAAATTTTATAAAAGCAGCAATGGCAACCGCCGCCGCCGCATCTGTCGGCGTGACACTCCCCAAAGAGGTTGAAGCGGCCGAAGCGGTTGATAAATGGGTAAAGGGCACCTGCCGCTTCTGTGGAACAGGCTGCGGTGTTTATGTGGGCGTTAAGGGCGGCAAGGCAGTTGCCATGAAGGGTAACCCCGATGCGAAGACAAACTTCGGATTCCTCTGCGTAAAGGGTTTCCTTGCGTATAAATGCATGTATCACCCCGACAGACTGAAAGCCCCCATGATCCGCCAGAAGGACGGCAAGTTCAAAGAGGTTTCATGGGATACAGCTCTCGACTATGTGACCGACAAATTCAAGTATTTAAGACAGACCTACGGCAAGGACGCAGTGGCCTACTACGGTTCAGGCCAGTGTACCACCGAGGAAACATACACTTTCAACAAGCTGTTCAAAGGCGGTTTCCGTTCGAACATGGTTGAAGGAAACCCCCGTCTCTGCATGGCTTCAGCGGTTGCAGGCTACATCAGCACATACGGTTCCGATGAACCCGTCGGCTCATATGCGGACATTGAGAAATCAAAGTGTCTCTTCATTACCGGTTCAAACACCAGCGAGTGCCACCCTGTTCTGTTCCGCAGAATCATGCGCCACAAGCTGACCAATCCCGATGTTAAGATAATCGTATGCGAACCCAGAAAAACCTCCACAACCAAGATTGCCGACCTGTGGCTCCCCTGCGACCCCGGAACGGATCTTGCGGTGTTCAACGCAATGATAAAATACATTCTGGACAACGATCTCTATGATGAGAAGTTTGTAGCCCAGAATGCAAGGATAACCAACGGAAAAGAGGTCAAGACCATTGCGGAATACAAAGAGTTCCTTAAGGACTTCACCCTTGAGAAGGTCGAGAAACTCACACGCTGCCCCGCAGAGAACATCAAAAAGGCGGCTGAGTGGTTCGCAAACAGCCCCGCAACAATGTCTCTGTGGTGCATGGGACTTAACCAGCGTGTTAAGGGCGTATGGGCGAACAACCTCGTTCACAACCTCCACCTGCTCACAGGCCAGATATGCAGACCCGGCGCAGAGCCTTTCTCGCTGACAGGTCAGCCCAACGCATGCGGCGGTGTTCGTGAGACTGGTGCACTTTCTCACCTGCTCCCCGGAACAAAACCCGTTGCAAACGATGGTTGGAGAGCCCACGTTGAGAAATGCTGGGGTGTTGAACCCGGCACCATCGATCCCAAACCCGGCTTCCATACAATGAAAATGTTCGATGCTCTCGGCGGCGAGGCGGATGCATCCAAACCCATAAAGGCTATGCTGGTCTCCACTACAAACCCCGCACAGTCCCTCCCCAACCTCCACAAGTATATAAAGGGTATGCAGGACAGCTTCCTTGTGGTGCTGGATATTTTCCCCACCAGAACAACACAGCTTGCAGACGTTATTCTGCCCGCCGCTTTCATTTATGAGAAGGGCGGTATTTACGGATGTTCCGAGCGCAGAAGCCAGCTTACTGAAAAAGCAGTTGAACCCGTTGGTCAGGCAAAACCCGACCTCTGGATCGCCGCTCAGATAGCGAAGCGCATGGGCATGGAAAAACTCATCCCCTGGAACGGAAACGATTCCATGAAGGCCAACGAAATGGCTTGGGACGACTATCGTGAGATAATCAAAGACACAGACCACACCCTTGCCGGAGCTACCTATTCCAGACTTAAGAAGGAGAAGGCAGGTCTTCAGTGGCCCATTCCTTCACTTGACCACCCCGGCACAGAGAGAAGATATGTCAGAGGCTCTGACCCCATGTTCAACCATGAGGGATTCAAGGCGAAATTCGGCATAACCTTCGACCCCGCCAGAAAGATAAACTTCTACAACGATGCGAAGAAAGAGGGCAAGGCAAACATATTCATGCGTCCCTTCGCAGGTGCGGCAGAGGTTCCGGATGCGGACTATCCGTTCTATCTGACAACCGGCCGTGTTATCGAGCAGTGGCACACCGGAACAATGACAATGCGTATTCCTGAGATCGCAAGGGCGCACTCACACGCATACCTTGAGATCCACCCAGAAGATGCCAAAAAAGCGGGAATCACATCCGGCGATATGGTTGAAGTTGCCAGCAAGAGGGGCAAGTGCGTAATGCCCGCCCATATCGTAAGCGGCACTCTTCCCGGCGTTCTGTTCGTTCCTTGGCACGATCAGGCATTTGTCCGTATGATCAACTTCGTGTGCAACGATGCTGTGGACGACACGTCTTTCGAGCCTGAGTTCAAGATTGCGGCCGTAAAGATCAAAAAGGTCTCCGGTCCCAAGAACGTGGCAGAGAAATTCATCATCAGAGACGTAAACTCTAAATTCTCCTAA
- the csrA gene encoding carbon storage regulator CsrA has product MLVLSRKINESIIIGDNIEVTIVEVAGRNVKIGIDAPKDVSVHRKEVYEAIKEENLQAVKKENLVSLVDFFKQQNK; this is encoded by the coding sequence ATGCTTGTATTATCAAGGAAGATAAACGAAAGCATAATAATCGGTGACAATATCGAAGTGACCATAGTCGAGGTCGCCGGGCGCAACGTTAAGATAGGGATAGATGCGCCCAAAGATGTGAGCGTTCACCGGAAAGAGGTCTACGAGGCTATCAAGGAAGAGAACCTTCAGGCCGTTAAAAAAGAGAACCTCGTCTCACTTGTGGATTTCTTCAAACAGCAGAACAAATAA
- a CDS encoding cytochrome c3 family protein: MGKRLAVFILVLTLAAFGAASAKGSKVKGHPEKMGDTDCLTCHQDVTPDLVAQWELSAHSFTGVKCQVCHGDEKNFRKVPLTITCVGCHDHQAEVNAAPKTSCASCHKAHTFTVHKKGYTPTDVK; encoded by the coding sequence ATGGGCAAGAGGCTCGCAGTTTTTATTCTGGTGCTGACGCTTGCGGCATTCGGCGCAGCATCGGCTAAGGGTTCGAAAGTGAAAGGGCATCCCGAAAAAATGGGTGATACGGACTGTCTCACCTGCCATCAGGATGTGACGCCCGATCTTGTAGCTCAGTGGGAGCTCAGCGCACACAGCTTTACAGGCGTTAAATGTCAGGTATGCCACGGCGACGAGAAGAACTTCAGAAAAGTTCCTCTCACAATAACCTGCGTCGGCTGTCACGACCATCAGGCCGAAGTGAACGCAGCACCCAAAACATCCTGCGCAAGCTGTCATAAGGCACACACTTTCACTGTACACAAAAAGGGTTACACCCCCACCGATGTTAAGTAA
- the fliW gene encoding flagellar assembly protein FliW — translation MEVKKIVSAKLGEITFNESDIVTLSSPMLGFPDLNDFIIISNEKSYPFLWFQSVQDSDVCFILVEPELFATDYNPKLNKREMKILGAEEDAKLKLFCIVVVPDQPKNATMNLRAPLVMNTEKKLAKQVILEEDKWQIKTPLFNK, via the coding sequence ATGGAAGTCAAAAAAATAGTATCCGCTAAACTCGGGGAAATAACCTTCAATGAGAGCGACATAGTAACTCTGTCGTCCCCTATGCTGGGCTTTCCCGACCTGAACGACTTTATTATTATATCAAATGAAAAGTCATACCCTTTCCTTTGGTTCCAGTCTGTTCAGGATAGCGATGTGTGCTTCATTCTTGTTGAGCCTGAGCTTTTCGCTACAGATTATAACCCCAAGCTCAACAAACGTGAGATGAAGATTCTCGGAGCGGAAGAGGACGCAAAGCTGAAACTGTTCTGCATTGTTGTTGTTCCCGACCAGCCCAAAAACGCCACGATGAACCTTCGTGCGCCGCTGGTTATGAACACCGAGAAAAAACTTGCAAAACAGGTGATTCTGGAAGAAGATAAATGGCAGATTAAAACGCCCCTTTTCAATAAATAA
- a CDS encoding winged helix-turn-helix transcriptional regulator, with product MGNCKTKEICGKSYNCYFELTMTVFSGKWKAIILYHIAREEVLRFSEIRKGMNGITERMLAKQLRELEADGVVSRHIYNQIPPKVEYRLTDIGKKLIPILNMMKDWGIEYEEFLGGREIFASAEYEQPDNSMV from the coding sequence ATGGGCAACTGCAAGACAAAAGAGATATGCGGCAAATCGTACAACTGCTATTTCGAGCTTACCATGACTGTGTTTTCCGGCAAATGGAAAGCTATCATACTGTATCACATCGCACGGGAAGAGGTTCTGCGTTTCAGCGAGATACGCAAAGGGATGAACGGCATAACCGAGAGGATGCTGGCAAAACAGCTTCGTGAGCTTGAGGCTGACGGGGTTGTCAGCCGCCATATTTACAACCAGATACCGCCCAAGGTGGAATACCGCCTGACTGACATCGGCAAAAAGCTGATACCTATTCTGAACATGATGAAGGACTGGGGAATTGAGTATGAAGAATTCCTCGGCGGAAGAGAGATCTTCGCCTCCGCCGAGTATGAACAGCCTGATAATTCTATGGTTTAG
- a CDS encoding 4Fe-4S dicluster domain-containing protein — MARNRLTELFEGLLNSNPFKNFYKKNRLRPPGAATEETFMELCIRCARCIEVCPYDSIERADLFEKLQIGTPYVFPDTKACYLCMRCMKVCPTGALDPKLTDGRKVRMGIAVINEKTCLNFLYYKDEMLGVSATGTAQLCGTCYNVCPYTDEAIVMEKFILPVVTDRCTGCGICAEKCPATPEKAMSIYPEGMPVDKNEGYFGRRSKIHGEERKKGNDILKGEKLLEEKQKIDSSDVKPDFQYNTETYDTEW, encoded by the coding sequence ATGGCTAGGAACAGGCTGACGGAGCTGTTTGAAGGGCTTCTGAACAGCAACCCGTTCAAGAATTTCTACAAAAAGAACAGACTGAGGCCCCCCGGCGCCGCAACGGAGGAGACCTTTATGGAGCTGTGCATCCGCTGTGCACGCTGCATAGAGGTTTGTCCGTACGATTCCATCGAACGTGCCGACCTTTTCGAGAAACTTCAGATAGGCACACCCTATGTATTTCCCGATACAAAAGCCTGCTATCTCTGCATGCGCTGTATGAAGGTCTGCCCCACGGGAGCACTTGACCCGAAACTTACCGACGGCAGAAAAGTTCGTATGGGCATAGCGGTCATAAACGAAAAGACCTGCCTCAACTTCCTCTACTACAAGGATGAGATGCTCGGTGTATCCGCCACAGGAACCGCCCAGCTCTGCGGAACCTGCTACAACGTCTGCCCCTACACGGATGAAGCGATAGTAATGGAAAAATTCATCCTGCCCGTGGTGACGGACAGATGCACCGGCTGCGGAATCTGCGCCGAAAAGTGCCCCGCAACTCCCGAAAAGGCGATGTCCATCTATCCTGAAGGAATGCCCGTTGACAAGAACGAGGGTTATTTCGGCAGACGAAGCAAAATACACGGCGAGGAACGCAAAAAGGGCAATGATATCCTGAAAGGTGAAAAACTCCTTGAGGAGAAGCAGAAGATAGACTCCTCGGATGTTAAGCCCGATTTCCAATACAACACCGAAACCTACGACACCGAGTGGTAA